From a region of the Gossypium raimondii isolate GPD5lz chromosome 10, ASM2569854v1, whole genome shotgun sequence genome:
- the LOC105776950 gene encoding uncharacterized protein LOC105776950 isoform X3 yields MGSVDEERSLLEAELDRAENSGLYTGDGSVDFNGNPVLKQNTGNWKACPFILGNECCERLAYYGIATNLVSYLTKKLHEGNASAARNVTTWQGTCYVTPLIGAVLADAYWGRYWTIAAFSTIYFIFQTTAPKSCFMHPPGAILAPGESIIVTVFKFVEPPENNEKQMDQKSRVKFKIMSLKPMSMVLPGVVGFKLLGKLRDGVTATDLVLTITQMLRKHGVVGKFVEFYGEGMGKLSLADRATIANMSPDYGATMGFFPVDHLTLQYLQLTGRSDETIAMIESYLRTNKMFVDYNEPQIEKVYSSYLELKLEDVELCISGAKEQG; encoded by the exons ATGGGATCTGTCGATGAAGAGAGATCGCTGTTGGAAGCTGAACTTGATCGG GCTGAAAACAGTGGGCTTTACACTGGGGATGGCTCTGTTGACTTTAATGGGAATCCTGTTTTGAAGCAAAATACTGGAAATTGGAAAGCATGCCCTTTCATTTTGG GTAATGAATGTTGTGAGAGATTGGCTTATTATGGGATAGCAACTAATCTTGTAAGTTACTTGACCAAGAAACTACATGAAGGAAATGCATCAGCTGCAAGGAATGTGACTACTTGGCAAGGAACTTGTTACGTTACACCTCTCATTGGAGCTGTTTTAGCAGATGCATATTGGGGAAGATATTGGACAATTGCTGCTTTCTCCACTATTTACTtcatt TTTCAAACAACTGCACCAAAGAGCTGTTTCATGCACCCTCCGGGTGCCATTCTAGCCCCCGGTGAGAGCATCATAGTAACGG TCTTCAAGTTCGTGGAGCCTCCTGAGAACAATGAAAAACAGATGGATCAAAAGAGCAGGGTTAAGTTTAAAATCATGAGTCTTAAG CCCATGAGCATGGTCTTGCCAGGTGTTGTTGGGTTTAAACTATTAGGAAAACTGAGGGATGGTGTGACGGCTACTGATTTGGTGTTGACAATTACTCAAATGCTAAGGAAGCATGGGGTTGTTGGCAAGTTTGTGGAATTCTATG GAGAAGGCATGGGTAAATTGTCATTAGCTGACCGTGCCACTATTGCCAACATGTCTCCTGACTATGGTGCAACCATGGGATTTTTCCCTGTGGACCATCTCACTCTGCAATATCTACAATTGACTGGCAGAAGTGATGAGACT ATTGCTATGATAGAATCCTATTTACGGACTAATAAGATGTTTGTAGACTACAACGAG CCTCAGATTGAGAAAGTATACTCTTCTTACTTGGAACTGAAACTTGAGGATGTTGAACTCTGTATATCAGGGGCCAAAGAG cagggatga
- the LOC105776950 gene encoding uncharacterized protein LOC105776950 isoform X1, with protein sequence MGSVDEERSLLEAELDRAENSGLYTGDGSVDFNGNPVLKQNTGNWKACPFILGNECCERLAYYGIATNLVSYLTKKLHEGNASAARNVTTWQGTCYVTPLIGAVLADAYWGRYWTIAAFSTIYFIFQTTAPKSCFMHPPGAILAPGESIIVTVFKFVEPPENNEKQMDQKSRVKFKIMSLKPMSMVLPGVVGFKLLGKLRDGVTATDLVLTITQMLRKHGVVGKFVEFYGRVFNSASILRRIHCFWAASRRYFLPLLYTGEGMGKLSLADRATIANMSPDYGATMGFFPVDHLTLQYLQLTGRSDETIAMIESYLRTNKMFVDYNEPQIEKVYSSYLELKLEDVELCISGAKEQG encoded by the exons ATGGGATCTGTCGATGAAGAGAGATCGCTGTTGGAAGCTGAACTTGATCGG GCTGAAAACAGTGGGCTTTACACTGGGGATGGCTCTGTTGACTTTAATGGGAATCCTGTTTTGAAGCAAAATACTGGAAATTGGAAAGCATGCCCTTTCATTTTGG GTAATGAATGTTGTGAGAGATTGGCTTATTATGGGATAGCAACTAATCTTGTAAGTTACTTGACCAAGAAACTACATGAAGGAAATGCATCAGCTGCAAGGAATGTGACTACTTGGCAAGGAACTTGTTACGTTACACCTCTCATTGGAGCTGTTTTAGCAGATGCATATTGGGGAAGATATTGGACAATTGCTGCTTTCTCCACTATTTACTtcatt TTTCAAACAACTGCACCAAAGAGCTGTTTCATGCACCCTCCGGGTGCCATTCTAGCCCCCGGTGAGAGCATCATAGTAACGG TCTTCAAGTTCGTGGAGCCTCCTGAGAACAATGAAAAACAGATGGATCAAAAGAGCAGGGTTAAGTTTAAAATCATGAGTCTTAAG CCCATGAGCATGGTCTTGCCAGGTGTTGTTGGGTTTAAACTATTAGGAAAACTGAGGGATGGTGTGACGGCTACTGATTTGGTGTTGACAATTACTCAAATGCTAAGGAAGCATGGGGTTGTTGGCAAGTTTGTGGAATTCTATGGTAGAGTCTTCAATTCAGCCTCTATTTTAAGACGGATTCATTGTTTCTGGGCTGCTTCACGTAGATATTTCCTTCCACTTCTATATACAGGAGAAGGCATGGGTAAATTGTCATTAGCTGACCGTGCCACTATTGCCAACATGTCTCCTGACTATGGTGCAACCATGGGATTTTTCCCTGTGGACCATCTCACTCTGCAATATCTACAATTGACTGGCAGAAGTGATGAGACT ATTGCTATGATAGAATCCTATTTACGGACTAATAAGATGTTTGTAGACTACAACGAG CCTCAGATTGAGAAAGTATACTCTTCTTACTTGGAACTGAAACTTGAGGATGTTGAACTCTGTATATCAGGGGCCAAAGAG cagggatga
- the LOC105776952 gene encoding protein DUF642 L-GALACTONO-1,4-LACTONE-RESPONSIVE GENE 2, whose protein sequence is MKKVAMFLLLLLCATSQIASSVKDGLLPNGNFEYGPKASELEGTKVMSAKAIPNWEISGYVEYIKSGHKQGDMLLIVPEGAFAVRLGNEALIKQKIEVVKGDFYSLTFSTARTCAQEERLNVSVSPNNEKNDFGLFPIQTMYSSNGWDSYAWAFQADAHVIEISIHNPGVEEDAACGPLIDSVALKTLYNPKRTRANLLKNGNFEEGPYIFPRPTSEGVIIPPHIEDDHSPLPGWIIESLKAIKYIDSEHFSVPKGKRAIELIAGKESAVAQIVKTAIGRNYVLSFLVGDANNGCEGPMVVEAFAGKNTVKVSYNSKGKGGFKAARLAFRAESTRTRIMFYSTFYAMKSDNSGSLCGPVLDDVKLLSVRKLHHL, encoded by the exons ATGAAGAAGGTGGCGATGTTCTTATTGCTGCTGCTTTGCGCTACTTCTCAAATAGCTTCATCTGTCAAAGACG GTTTATTGCCAAATGGGAACTTCGAGTATGGGCCAAAGGCATCAGAACTGGAAGGAACAAAAGTGATGAGCGCCAAGGCCATTCCCAACTGGGAGATTTCAGGCTATGTTGAGTACATAAAATCAGGTCACAAGCAAGGTGACATGTTGCTAATAGTACCCGAGGGAGCCTTTGCAGTTAGGTTGGGGAATGAAGCCCTTATTAAGCAGAAAATTGAGGTAGTTAAGGGCGACTTTTACTCTCTAACCTTCAGCACAGCTCGCACATGTGCACAAGAAGAAAGATTGAATGTTTCGGTCTCGCCAAACAACGAGAAAAACGACTTCGGATTGTTTCCGATTCAAACAATGTATAGCAGCAATGGATGGGATTCATATGCATGGGCATTCCAAGCTGATGCGCACGTAATTGAGATCTCAATACATAATCCAGGCGTGGAGGAAGACGCAGCTTGCGGCCCCCTTATTGATTCAGTCGCATTGAAGACCTTGTACAATCCGAAACGTACCCGAG CCAATCTACTAAAGAATGGAAACTTCGAAGAAGGTCCTTATATCTTCCCAAGGCCGACTTCCGAAGGAGTTATAATTCCACCCCACATTGAGGATGATCACAGTCCTTTACCAGGCTGGATAATTGAATCCCTGAAAGCCATTAAGTACATCGACAGTGAACATTTCTCAGTACCAAAAGGCAAACGGGCCATCGAACTCATAGCCGGAAAAGAAAGCGCGGTTGCACAAATCGTTAAGACAGCAATCGGAAGAAACTATGTGCTTTCATTCCTTGTTGGTGATGCTAACAATGGATGCGAAGGTCCCATGGTGGTGGAAGCATTTGCAGGCAAAAACACTGTGAAGGTGTCGTATAACTCCAAGGGCAAAGGTGGATTCAAAGCAGCTAGACTTGCATTCAGGGCAGAGTCGACACGAACTCGGATCATGTTCTATAGCACATTTTACGCCATGAAAAGTGATAACTCGGGTTCTCTTTGTGGACCAGTGTTGGATGATGTGAAGCTGCTTAGTGTCCGAAAATTGCATCACCTGTAA
- the LOC105776950 gene encoding uncharacterized protein LOC105776950 isoform X2 — MGSVDEERSLLEAELDRAENSGLYTGDGSVDFNGNPVLKQNTGNWKACPFILGNECCERLAYYGIATNLVSYLTKKLHEGNASAARNVTTWQGTCYVTPLIGAVLADAYWGRYWTIAAFSTIYFIFQTTAPKSCFMHPPGAILAPGESIIVTVFKFVEPPENNEKQMDQKSRVKFKIMSLKPMSMVLPGVVGFKLLGKLRDGVTATDLVLTITQMLRKHGVVGKFVEFYGRVFNSASILRRIHCFWAASRRYFLPLLYTGEGMGKLSLADRATIANMSPDYGATMGFFPVDHLTLQYLQLTGRSDETIAMIESYLRTNKMFVDYNEPQIEKVYSSYLELKLEDVELCISGAKEG; from the exons ATGGGATCTGTCGATGAAGAGAGATCGCTGTTGGAAGCTGAACTTGATCGG GCTGAAAACAGTGGGCTTTACACTGGGGATGGCTCTGTTGACTTTAATGGGAATCCTGTTTTGAAGCAAAATACTGGAAATTGGAAAGCATGCCCTTTCATTTTGG GTAATGAATGTTGTGAGAGATTGGCTTATTATGGGATAGCAACTAATCTTGTAAGTTACTTGACCAAGAAACTACATGAAGGAAATGCATCAGCTGCAAGGAATGTGACTACTTGGCAAGGAACTTGTTACGTTACACCTCTCATTGGAGCTGTTTTAGCAGATGCATATTGGGGAAGATATTGGACAATTGCTGCTTTCTCCACTATTTACTtcatt TTTCAAACAACTGCACCAAAGAGCTGTTTCATGCACCCTCCGGGTGCCATTCTAGCCCCCGGTGAGAGCATCATAGTAACGG TCTTCAAGTTCGTGGAGCCTCCTGAGAACAATGAAAAACAGATGGATCAAAAGAGCAGGGTTAAGTTTAAAATCATGAGTCTTAAG CCCATGAGCATGGTCTTGCCAGGTGTTGTTGGGTTTAAACTATTAGGAAAACTGAGGGATGGTGTGACGGCTACTGATTTGGTGTTGACAATTACTCAAATGCTAAGGAAGCATGGGGTTGTTGGCAAGTTTGTGGAATTCTATGGTAGAGTCTTCAATTCAGCCTCTATTTTAAGACGGATTCATTGTTTCTGGGCTGCTTCACGTAGATATTTCCTTCCACTTCTATATACAGGAGAAGGCATGGGTAAATTGTCATTAGCTGACCGTGCCACTATTGCCAACATGTCTCCTGACTATGGTGCAACCATGGGATTTTTCCCTGTGGACCATCTCACTCTGCAATATCTACAATTGACTGGCAGAAGTGATGAGACT ATTGCTATGATAGAATCCTATTTACGGACTAATAAGATGTTTGTAGACTACAACGAG CCTCAGATTGAGAAAGTATACTCTTCTTACTTGGAACTGAAACTTGAGGATGTTGAACTCTGTATATCAGGGGCCAAAGAG ggatga
- the LOC105776950 gene encoding aconitate hydratase-like isoform X4, with protein MGSVDEERSLLEAELDRAENSGLYTGDGSVDFNGNPVLKQNTGNWKACPFILGNECCERLAYYGIATNLVSYLTKKLHEGNASAARNVTTWQGTCYVTPLIGAVLADAYWGRYWTIAAFSTIYFIPMSMVLPGVVGFKLLGKLRDGVTATDLVLTITQMLRKHGVVGKFVEFYGRVFNSASILRRIHCFWAASRRYFLPLLYTGEGMGKLSLADRATIANMSPDYGATMGFFPVDHLTLQYLQLTGRSDETIAMIESYLRTNKMFVDYNEPQIEKVYSSYLELKLEDVELCISGAKEQG; from the exons ATGGGATCTGTCGATGAAGAGAGATCGCTGTTGGAAGCTGAACTTGATCGG GCTGAAAACAGTGGGCTTTACACTGGGGATGGCTCTGTTGACTTTAATGGGAATCCTGTTTTGAAGCAAAATACTGGAAATTGGAAAGCATGCCCTTTCATTTTGG GTAATGAATGTTGTGAGAGATTGGCTTATTATGGGATAGCAACTAATCTTGTAAGTTACTTGACCAAGAAACTACATGAAGGAAATGCATCAGCTGCAAGGAATGTGACTACTTGGCAAGGAACTTGTTACGTTACACCTCTCATTGGAGCTGTTTTAGCAGATGCATATTGGGGAAGATATTGGACAATTGCTGCTTTCTCCACTATTTACTtcatt CCCATGAGCATGGTCTTGCCAGGTGTTGTTGGGTTTAAACTATTAGGAAAACTGAGGGATGGTGTGACGGCTACTGATTTGGTGTTGACAATTACTCAAATGCTAAGGAAGCATGGGGTTGTTGGCAAGTTTGTGGAATTCTATGGTAGAGTCTTCAATTCAGCCTCTATTTTAAGACGGATTCATTGTTTCTGGGCTGCTTCACGTAGATATTTCCTTCCACTTCTATATACAGGAGAAGGCATGGGTAAATTGTCATTAGCTGACCGTGCCACTATTGCCAACATGTCTCCTGACTATGGTGCAACCATGGGATTTTTCCCTGTGGACCATCTCACTCTGCAATATCTACAATTGACTGGCAGAAGTGATGAGACT ATTGCTATGATAGAATCCTATTTACGGACTAATAAGATGTTTGTAGACTACAACGAG CCTCAGATTGAGAAAGTATACTCTTCTTACTTGGAACTGAAACTTGAGGATGTTGAACTCTGTATATCAGGGGCCAAAGAG cagggatga